The genomic DNA TACGATGGCCACGCCAAGACGAGGCCGGTCAGCCCTGGTTTTACTCACGTAATCACACGGACGAAAACCGAGGGGGAGGATGTCAATGCGGACCGTGTGAGAGACATGGGGCGACTGGCGGAGGGCACCACGGAGATGCGCGAGACCACCCATCCCCGTTTCAAAATGCCGGATGAGTTCTCATTGCGTCCCACGAGGGCGGCAGTTGCTGAGGGTTTGAGCCGTGTAGAGCGCGACACCAATGGTGATGGCTGGTTCGATGCGCGCGACATCGACGGTGTGCAGGATTTAAACGACACCTTCAAGATTCACCGCGGCGGTAACGAGAACACCTATTCTGCTGGCTGCCAGACCGTGCGCTATGAATACGATGCATTCGTCGAGACCGTGCGCGCCTCACCCGAACAAACGCGTTGGCAGTATGTGCTCACCTCTACCGGACCTGTGCAGTCGCAACGACTTGAAGCGTCCACACAGTTGGAGGTCGTGGGTGATCCGCGCCAGCCGCGTCACCGTGATCACCCTCTGCAGCAAGAGCTCAGCTCCCAGCTCCAAACACTAGGAGGGCGATACGCAGAACGTGCTGACGAATACAGTCTCGCATTGCTCTATGAGGCAAAGGTCGGTGGAATCACACATGTCGATCAGTTGGTAACCAGCAATGCCGTGGGTGACCGCGCAGCAGGTGAAACGCTTTTCATCGTCCAGGGTCGACCGGGGGACCCTGCTGCACTAAGGGTTGGAGTCAACGCCGCGTCGGTAACCGAGACGCCAGTGGAGGTGACGCTGCAGAGGCTTCAGCAACACGAGAACGAGCAAGCGGTGTCGATCCCTGCTCAGGCTGATCCTGCGCAGCGGCCCAATGGCGTCGTACCAGGAGGGCATTGATATGGGCAACGTGCGAACGTGCATGCTGGCGAGCATCTATTTCTTGCTCGCATGCAGCGCAGAGACGATGGAAGTAGCGTACGCAGCAACTGCGTCAAAGGGGCATTTGTCGAAAGGCAGCCCCGTTG from Stenotrophomonas sp. 169 includes the following:
- a CDS encoding XVIPCD domain-containing protein, which produces MRETTHPRFKMPDEFSLRPTRAAVAEGLSRVERDTNGDGWFDARDIDGVQDLNDTFKIHRGGNENTYSAGCQTVRYEYDAFVETVRASPEQTRWQYVLTSTGPVQSQRLEASTQLEVVGDPRQPRHRDHPLQQELSSQLQTLGGRYAERADEYSLALLYEAKVGGITHVDQLVTSNAVGDRAAGETLFIVQGRPGDPAALRVGVNAASVTETPVEVTLQRLQQHENEQAVSIPAQADPAQRPNGVVPGGH